The Anaerolineales bacterium region ATGGTGCCATCCCACAGATTGCCCCAACTGCTCGCTTGTTGGAAGTAGAAGACCGCTTGCGACCAATCCAATTCCCAGAATGACGCGCCGATGAGGTAGACGCGCGCGCCTTCGCGCAGACCGTTGGAGTCGCGGTCGAGCGGACCGAATCTCTCCGCCAGGGTGATCTGGTAGATGCCGCCTTCGAGATTCCCTGAATTGATGAGGTTTACGCCGTAGTTCCGCAGAGCGAAGTAATACATTCCGTCCACGAGGGAGGCGTTGTAGGTCGGGTCGAGTTTACGCATCTCGTCGAGCGCGCCGATGGCTCCGGGCCAATCTTGCGCGGCGATGAGTTGCTGGGCGCGCGAGAACGCCTCTTCCGCGCCACTGAAATCGGGCGTCGGCGTGAGCGAGGGCGTCGGCGTGGGTGTGGGTTGGTTCATCAACACCAGCACGTTGGTTAACTGCTGTTGCGCGTCGGGGAAGGACGGGTCATGTTGGATGATCCACTCGAGGCGTTGCTTGGCGTTTTCATATCGCCCGAATTGGATGTCCACGAGCGCGTAGGTGAATTGTTCGCTGAGTTGCTGGCTCATCACCGACGATTGATAGGCTCGCCGCGTGCCAAGCCCCGACTGGAATCCACTGAAGATGGCGATGGCAAGCAAGACGATGACGCCGAGCGCGGTGAATAGTATTTTCTTGCCGCGTCGGGGTTTTACGGCCTTCATGTTAGGTTGTGTATTTCCGAGATTGTCAGACATGGGAAAGATTATATCAGCCTTGATTTTAGAGTTTTAACAGCAATTTAATTTCGGACCAGATGATCGGCAGGCAGATAAGTCCGCCAATGAGCATGCCGATCAACGCGGTGATCAATGCGGAGCCGGGGATGTACAACGCCAGCAGATACGCCGTCACGCCGCCGACAAGCGCTGCGACCAAGCCTTTGCCGACCGCACTCCACACGATGAGCGGCTCATGCATTCGCTTGCTCAGCCAGCTGAAGAGGAAGATCGATTCGACAAGCAACGCGATCTCGGCGAAAGCAATGACCGGCGCGCCGATGTGTTTGAAGAGCGTGATTCCAAAATAGCCGATGCCCACGAACACGATTAGACGAATGATGATCGCATACAATGGAAACAGCGGTTCTTTGCGCGCGTAGAACGAGCGCGCCGCGATCTCTTGAATCGAATAACCTGTCAGCGTGAGGAGGTAGGCGCGCGTCGTCCATGTGATGAGGGCGGACGTGTCATTGCCGAAGCCGAACGCGGCGCGCACGAGCGGATTGATTCCCGCCGCCATCACTGCCGCAATCGGAATCGTGAGGGCGATTAAAACTCGAAGGGCACGCTCGACCGCCAGGCGGAAGTCATGCCACCCGTCGCGCGAAGCGAGTTCCGAAAGAGTCGGGAGCATCGCAGTGGCGATCGCCGTCCCAAGTAGAGTCTCCGGCACTTGCATGATCATCCAACCATACGCGAGCGAAGTGACCGCGCCCTCCTGCCCGGTGAGCGAGGCGAGATAATCGCGCACGATGACGATGGATTGAATCCCGCCCATGGTGAGCAAACGCGGACCGAGCAATCTCAGCGCTTCGAGCAAACCCGTGTGACGCAGGTCAAGCGCGGGAGTCCATTTGAAGCCGAAGCGAAAAAGCGCGGGGACTTGTATGCCGAGATGCAGCGCCGCGCCGAGAATCACGCCGTACACGAGACCTTGAATGCCGAAGATCGGAACGAACATGAGCGCGCCGAAAATTTGACCGACGTTGTACATCGTTGGCGCGAGCGCGGGCAAAAGAAAATGCTGGTTGGCTTGCAGGCTTGCCATCACCAAACCGCTGATCGAAAAGATGATCGTGCTGATGAGGTTGAGCCGCATGAGTTCCGCAACCAGCGCGCGTTGCTCTGCGGTGAAGCCGGGCACGATGACATGATCCACGAGTTGTTGTGCGAAAATAAAAACGATCACGGCGACCGAAACAGTGACGAGAAAAGCAAGATTGGCGACGCGCGAGAACAAGTCCCACGCGGCTTCACGACTCTTTGTCGTGAGATATTCGCTCATCAACGGGATGAACGCCATCGCCAGCGCGCCGCCCGAGATGAGCGCGAACAAAACATCTGGCACGTTGTTGGCGGAGTTGAACACGTCGAGCAAGCCAACTTCGTCCGTGTAAATGCGCGAGATGATGCCCACGCGCACGAAGGCGAGCACCTTGTCCAACCCAAAAAACACCGCGATCAAA contains the following coding sequences:
- the murJ gene encoding murein biosynthesis integral membrane protein MurJ, producing the protein MSLNDETKKISFLARTSILIAVFFGLDKVLAFVRVGIISRIYTDEVGLLDVFNSANNVPDVLFALISGGALAMAFIPLMSEYLTTKSREAAWDLFSRVANLAFLVTVSVAVIVFIFAQQLVDHVIVPGFTAEQRALVAELMRLNLISTIIFSISGLVMASLQANQHFLLPALAPTMYNVGQIFGALMFVPIFGIQGLVYGVILGAALHLGIQVPALFRFGFKWTPALDLRHTGLLEALRLLGPRLLTMGGIQSIVIVRDYLASLTGQEGAVTSLAYGWMIMQVPETLLGTAIATAMLPTLSELASRDGWHDFRLAVERALRVLIALTIPIAAVMAAGINPLVRAAFGFGNDTSALITWTTRAYLLTLTGYSIQEIAARSFYARKEPLFPLYAIIIRLIVFVGIGYFGITLFKHIGAPVIAFAEIALLVESIFLFSWLSKRMHEPLIVWSAVGKGLVAALVGGVTAYLLALYIPGSALITALIGMLIGGLICLPIIWSEIKLLLKL